The following are encoded in a window of Haliotis asinina isolate JCU_RB_2024 chromosome 14, JCU_Hal_asi_v2, whole genome shotgun sequence genomic DNA:
- the LOC137260814 gene encoding uncharacterized protein yields MAAFLSIFRRTLDQDMVDNVNGFWSVLLLALCSIGAFLVRYLADPINCWHPKEYTPSHSSYADQVCFLTDRYYGNIPFINPQKREPVPSYHLWIPLILFFQALGFKVPNIIWNGCKHLLSLNLDETVSSMNNAQVTNAENRQVIFTDAARVIGSLLRKNRCLLALLYLFVKLLSCVNLIAQFLFLTIYFRQHLAIRVASSAGFNMDSIVKPLLAKHVMCNFGVRKMSNVHEYLVQCTLPITEIYEKMFTFLWYWVFLLALITILNLVLWAGFLFVPFLRDGRIAAHVNATKGSRPDEHSVTRFTNSFLGIDGVLVLSMISQNSSELVSANLTQHLYQVFQEKEEEFHAQREIHTGQPEGGAVEPEAEATELNFPMSDQPPGTENSEKPPIATMAAFLSIFRRTLDQDMVDNANGFWSVLLLALCSIGAFLVRYLTDPIRCWYPVQWTSSHSSYADQVCFRKDRFYELITSRIPQHREAVPSYHLWIPLILALQAFAFKVPNIIWNGCKHLLSLNLDETVSSMNNAQVTNAENRQVIFTDAARVIGSLLRKNRCLLALLYLFVKLLSCVNLIAQFLFLTIYFRQHLAIRVASSAGFNMDSIVKPLLLNHVLCDVTVRVITNVHIFSVQCTLPITEIYEKMFTFLWYWVFLLALITILNLVLWAGFLFLPFFRDGRIAAHVNATKGSRPDEHSVTRFISSFLGIDGVLVLSMISQNSSELVSANLTQHLYQVFQEKEEEFHAQREIHTGQPEGGAVEPEAKATEVYLPLSDQPENPEKPPIV; encoded by the exons ATGGCTGCCTTCCTGTCAATATTCAGACGCACGTTGGATCAGGACATGGTGGACAATGTGAACGGATTCTGGTCGGTTCTCCTCTTGGCCCTGTGCTCGATAGGAGCATTTCTAGTACGGTATCTTGCTGATCCTATTAACTGCTGGCATCCTAAGGAGTATACTCCTTCACACAGTTCATACGCCGACCAGGTGTGCTTTCTCACAGACCGTTATTACGGGAATATTCCATTTATTAACCCACAGAAACGCGAACCTGTACCCTCCTACCACCTCTGGATACCACTCATTCTCTTCTTCCAAGCCCTTGGTTTCAAAGTACCAAACATCATCTGGAACGGCTGCAAGCATCTACTCAGTCTCAACTTGGACGAAACTGTATCGTCCATGAACAATGCACAAGTGACCAATGCTGAAAATCGCCAGGTCATATTCACTGATGCAGCCAGAGTGATTGGAAGTCTGCTGAGAAAAAACCGATGTCTTCTGGCTCTTCTGTACCTGTTTGTGAAACTCCTCTCATGTGTCAATCTGATAGCACAGTTTCTGTTCCTGACAATATACTTCAGGCAACACCTGGCAATCCGAGTTGCTTCCTCTGCAGGTTTTAATATGGACTCCATCGTCAAACCATTGCTTGCTAAGCATGTTATGTGTAACTTTGGAGTGCGTAAGATGTCAAACGTTCATGAATACCTAGTTCAGTGCACTCTGCCGATCACTGAAATCTATGAGAAGATGTTCACATTCCTTTGGTACTGGGTCTTCCTCCTGGCTctcatcaccatccttaatctTGTCCTGTGGGCAGGATTTCTGTTCGTGCCGTTCCTAAGAGATGGTAGGATAGCTGCCCACGTCAACGCTACCAAAGGATCTCGCCCAGATGAACACTCTGTAACTCGATTCACCAACAGTTTCCTGGGAATTGATGGAGTACTTGTGTTGagcatgatatcccagaattccaGCGAGTTGGTTTCAGCAAATCTCACCCAGCATTTATACCAGGTGTTTCAGGAGAAGGAGGAAGAATTTCATGCTCAGAGAGAAATTCACACAGGACAACCAGAAGGTGGCGCTGTTGAACCAGAAGCAGAAGCTACCGAATTAAATTTCCCAATGAGTGATCAACCCCCTGGGACTGAAAATTCGGAAAAACCGCCCATT GCAACAATGGCTGCCTTCCTGTCAATATTCAGACGCACTTTGGATCAGGACATGGTGGACAATGCCAACGGATTCTGGTCGGTTCTCCTCTTGGCCCTGTGCTCCATAGGAGCATTCCTAGTACGATACCTTACTGATCCTATAAGATGCTGGTATCCTGTACAGTGGACGTCTTCACACAGTTCATACGCCGACCAAGTGTGCTTTCGTAAAGACCGTTTTTACGAACTGATCACATCTCGTATCCCACAGCATCGGGAAGCTGTACCCTCCTACCACCTCTGGATACCACTAATACTCGCCCTCCAAGCCTTTGCTTTCAAAGTACCAAACATCATCTGGAACGGCTGCAAACATCTACTCAGTCTCAATTTAGACGAAACTGTATCGTCCATGAACAATGCACAAGTGACCAATGCTGAAAATCGCCAGGTCATATTCACTGATGCAGCCAGAGTGATTGGAAGTCTGCTGAGAAAAAACCGATGTCTTCTGGCTCTTCTGTACCTGTTTGTGAAACTCCTCTCATGTGTCAATCTGATAGCACAGTTTCTGTTCCTGACAATATACTTCAGGCAACACCTGGCAATCCGAGTTGCTTCCTCTGCAGGTTTTAATATGGACTCCATCGTCAAACCATTGCTACTTAATCATGTTTTGTGCGACGTCACTGTGCGTGTGATTACTAACGTCCACATATTCTCAGTTCAGTGCACTCTGCCAATCACCGAAATCTATGAGAAGATGTTCACATTCCTTTGGTACTGGGTCTTCCTCCTGGCTctcatcaccatccttaatctTGTCCTGTGGGCAGGATTTCTCTTCCTCCCGTTCTTTAGAGATGGTAGGATAGCTGCCCACGTCAACGCTACCAAAGGATCTCGCCCTGACGAACACTCTGTAACTCGATTCATCAGCAGTTTCCTGGGAATTGATGGAGTACTTGTGTTGagcatgatatcccagaattccaGCGAGTTGGTTTCAGCCAATCTCACCCAGCATTTGTACCAGGTGTTTCAGGAGAAGGAGGAAGAATTTCATGCTCAGAGAGAAATTCACACAGGACAACCAGAAGGTGGCGCTGTTGAACCAGAAGCAAAAGCTACCGAAGTATATTTGCCCCTGAGTGATCAGCCTGAAAATCCGGAAAAACCGCCCATTGTGTGA